One genomic segment of Mycolicibacterium gilvum includes these proteins:
- a CDS encoding CCA tRNA nucleotidyltransferase, giving the protein MSDPISDAERLATAQVALNRRGDVLRDLGRVFADNGHELYLVGGPVRDALLGRFDPDKNDLDFTTDARPEQMQRFLRGWGDALWDTGIEFGTLGVGKGEDRLEITTFRADTYDKVSRNPEVRFGDNLADDLVRRDFTVNAMAVRVTADGPTEFLDPLDGLSALRDGVLDTPAAPEVSFGDDPLRMLRAARFVSQLGFTVAPRVRRALEEMSSQLSRITAERVAAELDKLLLGADPVAGLDLMVDTGLGEVVLPEVGAMRMAIDEHHQHKDVYQHSLTVLRQAMDLEGADGPDLVLRWAALLHDIGKPATRRHEPDGGVSFHHHEVVGAKMTRKRMRELKYSKQMISDVSQLVYLHLRFHGYGDGRWTDSAVRRYVTDAGPLLTRLHKLVRADCTTRNKRRAARLQANYDDLERRIQDLAAREDLARVRPDIDGNEIMKILGIPPGPQVGQAWNHLKELRLDRGPLDHDEAVEELVRWWNERGGPRV; this is encoded by the coding sequence GTGTCCGACCCCATCTCCGACGCCGAACGGCTGGCCACCGCGCAGGTTGCGCTGAACCGCCGCGGCGACGTGCTGCGCGATCTCGGTCGGGTGTTCGCCGACAACGGCCACGAGCTGTACCTGGTGGGCGGCCCGGTCCGCGACGCGCTGTTGGGCCGCTTCGATCCCGACAAGAACGATCTCGACTTCACCACCGACGCGCGTCCCGAGCAGATGCAGCGTTTCCTGCGGGGCTGGGGTGATGCGCTGTGGGACACCGGAATCGAGTTCGGGACCCTCGGTGTCGGCAAGGGCGAGGACCGGCTGGAGATCACCACGTTCCGCGCCGACACCTACGACAAGGTGTCGCGCAATCCCGAGGTGCGCTTCGGCGACAACCTGGCCGACGATCTGGTCCGTCGTGATTTCACGGTCAACGCGATGGCGGTCCGGGTCACCGCCGACGGACCGACCGAATTCCTGGACCCGCTCGACGGGCTGTCCGCGCTGCGCGACGGGGTGCTCGACACTCCTGCCGCCCCGGAGGTGTCGTTCGGCGACGACCCGCTGCGGATGCTGCGCGCGGCGCGGTTCGTCTCCCAGCTCGGCTTCACCGTCGCGCCGCGGGTGCGGCGCGCGCTGGAGGAGATGTCGTCGCAGCTCTCGCGGATCACGGCCGAACGGGTGGCCGCGGAGCTGGACAAGTTGCTGCTCGGCGCCGATCCGGTGGCGGGGCTGGATCTGATGGTCGACACCGGTCTGGGCGAGGTGGTGCTGCCCGAGGTCGGTGCGATGCGGATGGCGATCGACGAGCACCATCAGCACAAGGACGTCTATCAGCATTCGCTGACCGTGCTGCGGCAGGCGATGGATCTCGAGGGTGCCGACGGGCCGGACCTGGTGCTGCGCTGGGCGGCGCTGCTGCACGACATCGGCAAGCCCGCGACCCGCAGGCATGAACCCGACGGCGGGGTGAGCTTCCACCACCACGAGGTGGTCGGGGCCAAGATGACCCGCAAGCGGATGCGCGAGCTCAAGTACTCCAAGCAGATGATCAGCGACGTGTCGCAGTTGGTGTACCTGCACCTGCGCTTCCACGGGTACGGCGACGGCCGGTGGACGGATTCGGCGGTGCGGCGCTACGTGACCGACGCCGGGCCGCTGCTGACGCGGCTGCACAAGTTGGTGCGCGCGGACTGCACGACCCGCAACAAGCGGCGGGCGGCGCGGCTGCAGGCCAACTACGACGACCTGGAGCGCCGGATCCAGGATCTCGCGGCCCGCGAGGATCTGGCCAGGGTGCGGCCCGACATCGACGGCAACGAGATCATGAAGATCCT